A window of the Vigna angularis cultivar LongXiaoDou No.4 chromosome 3, ASM1680809v1, whole genome shotgun sequence genome harbors these coding sequences:
- the LOC108326374 gene encoding uncharacterized protein LOC108326374 isoform X1, with protein MFKSWSKKHKIKAVFKLEFQATQVPKMKKNAIMVSLVPDDVGKTTVKLEKTAAQDGTCSWENPIFESVKLVTDAKSGKIHEKIYHFIVSTGSSKSGFLGEASIDFADFVAEIEPITISLPLKFANSGIVLHVTIQNVEGYAAERNGEDNGAEELGSDRSLKHQLSYGSTDHESYNVDENEHMARTRSEYSEQDASNGISPVLASWEDPHSFRQNSIPSKGTVKAIATEAQVHKRSNTNWSMGSASDGSLGDWTNSLEDNPPRERLQEPSNNSNESLKNEITSLKRQAEVSEIELQSLRKQIEKESSRGQNLSRQIISLREERDLLKTKYEQLKSQQNFSNESKTSKTSKTLKSEIEDTRLQLEAMKEELVYEKELSANLQLQLRKTQNSNSELLLAVTDLEAMLEQKDKEILDLSTNIKSQKTTKEREEGIEFDLLRLKIADQDEEIDNYCKQREELSEQIKELTLEYDLLKKENVDISLRLKQDEAHHIKLQNEHSSSLVTIQQLESHVERLEEKLKVQEDEFSASLVYIKELEDEVKSLEKELKTQAEKFEEDLHVMQCAKTEQEERAVQAEEALRKTRHNNAVASERFQEEYRLLSVEMAQKVEENENMTLKAVAEADELRHQNKLIEEMLHKCNQELRLITDQNEVKMKELLDQRDSKAKIIEQMSQELEVKSKQLENVQRHYDEKDALFSKQIQMLRSQIRMLMEDGVLSEKVREDAKIAQKGQPFMISNDGEMILGTLLSEVETFKNQHIEIKHGLHKEQMEKESMKKQISQLEGELKKKEADLSTMEKKLKNNKGRAAVTHMNLTSRDNESAVPPAKTHAKKSKSEMHKGKDASSKSEGGTVNKSDESKVCQASGSEGECLTNELLNEVSLLKEKNKIMENELKDMEERYSEISLKFAEVEGERQQLVMAVRNLKNGKKN; from the exons ATGTTCAAGTCATGGAGCAAGAAGCACAAGATCAAAGCTGTGTTCAAATTGGAATTTCAGGCAACTCAG GTGccaaagatgaaaaagaatGCTATAATGGTATCTTTGGTGCCAGATGATGTTGGTAAGACAACAGTGAAACTAGAGAAAACTGCTGCGCAAGATGGGACCTGCTCGTGGGAGAATCCAATTTTTGAATCCGTTAAACTTGTTACGGATGCAAAATCAGGCAAAATTCATGAGAAAATCTACCATTTCATTGTTTCAACC GGATCTTCAAAATCTGGCTTTCTTGGAGAGGCCTCGATTGATTTTGCTGATTTTGTTGCAGAAATTGAGCCAATCACAATTTCTCTACCCCTAAAGTTTGCCAATTCAGGCATAGTTTTACAC GTGACTATTCAGAACGTGGAAGGATATGCTGCTGAAAG AAATGGGGAAGATAATGGGGCTGAGGAACTTGGCAGTGATAGAAGCTTGAAACACCAGCTGAGCTATGGCAGTACAGACCATGAAAGTTATAATGTTGATGAA AACGAACACATGGCGAGGACCAGATCTGAGTATTCTGAACAAGATGCATCTAATGGCATTAGTCCTGTGTTAGCTTCATGGGAGGATCCTCATAGCTTCAGACAAAATTCAATTCCATCAAAAGGAACTGTTAAAGCCATTGCAACAGAAGCCCAGGTGCATAAGAGGTCAAACACGAACTGGTCAATGGGTTCGGCATCAGATGGAAGTTTAGGTGACTGGACTAACAGCCTGGAAGACAATCCTCCAAGAGAAAGATTACAAGAGCCTTCAAATAATTCCAATGAAAGCCTAAAGAATGAAATTACTTCTTTGAAAAGGCAAGCAGAAGTGTCAGAAATAGAGTTACAATCACTTCGAAAGCagatagaaaaagaaagcagTAGGGGACAGAATTTGTCAAGACAAATAATCAGCCTCAGAGAGGAGAGAGATTTGCTCAAAACCAAATACGAGCAACTCAAGTCCCAGCAGAACTTCAGTAATGAGTCCAAAACCTCCAAAACCTCCAAAACCTTGAAGTCTGAGATTGAAGATACTAGGCTTCAGTTAGAGGCAATGAAGGAAGAGCTTGTTTATGAAAAGGAATTGAGTGCCAATCTTCAATTGCAACTGCGGAAGACACAAAACTCAAACTCTGAATTACTTTTGGCTGTGACAGACCTTGAAGCAATGCTGGAACAAAAGGATAAGGAAATATTGGATCTATCTACGAATATAAAATCCCAGAAGACTACTAAAGAGCGTGAAGAGGGCATAGAATTTGACCTCTTGCGGCTAAAAATTGCAGACCAGGATGAAGAAATAGACAATTACTGTAAACAACGCGAAGAGCTCAGTGAGCAAATTAAAGAACTTACTTTGGAGTATGATCTACTTAAGAAGGAAAATGTGGACATATCTTTGAGATTAAAGCAAGATGAAGCACACCACATCAAGTTACAAAATGAACATTCATCTTCTTTAGTTACAATACAACAACTTGAATCCCATGTAGAGAGATTAGAAGAGAAGCTAAAGGTGCAGGAAGATGAATTTTCAGCATCTCTGGTCTACATAAAGGAACTTGAAGATGAAGTTAAGTCGTTGGAGAAAGAACTGAAAACACAGGCAGAGAAATTTGAAGAAGATCTCCATGTCATGCAATGTGCAAAAACTGAGCAGGAAGAAAGGGCCGTGCAAGCAGAAGAAGCCTTGAGAAAGACAAGACACAACAATGCTGTAGCATCCGAGCGTTTTCAGGAGGAATATAGACTGCTTTCTGTTGAAATGGCACAAAAAGTTGAGGAGAATGAAAATATGACTTTGAAAGCAGTTGCAGAGGCTGATGAGTTGCGGCACCAGAACAAACTTATAGAAGAAATGCTCCATAAATGCAATCAAGAGCTCAGGCTTATCACAGATCAGAATGAAGTGAAAATGAAAGAGCTCTTGGACCAAAGAGACTCAAAAGCAAAAATAATAGAACAGATGTCACAAGAACTAGAAGTTAAGTCTAAACAACTTGAGAATGTGCAAAGGCACTATGATGAAAAGGATGCTTTGTTTTCCAAGCAAATTCAAATGCTCAGATCTCAAATTAGAATGTTGATGGAAGATGGTGTATTGTCTGAAAAAGTAAGGGAGGATGCAAAAATAGCTCAGAAAGGACAACCATTTATGATCTCAAATGACGGGGAGATGATACTTGGCACTCTATTGTCAGAAGTAGAAACCTTTAAGAACCagcatattgaaataaaacACGGTTTGCATAAAGAACAAATGGAGAAAGAAAGTATGAAGAAACAAATATCTCAATTAGAAGGAGAGctgaagaagaaggaagcagaTTTAAGTACTATGGAAAAGAAGCTCAAGAATAACAAAGGACGAGCTGCAGTTACACATATGAATTTGACATCAAGAGACAATGAAAGTGCGGTGCCTCCAGCTAAAACACATGCCAAGAAGTCAAAATCCGAAATGCATAAG GGAAAGGATGCTTCAAGCAAGTCCGAAGGAGGAACAGTAAACAAGTCAGATGAGAGCAAAGTTTGTCAAGCTTCTGGAAG CGAGGGTGAGTGCCTTACAAATGAATTGTTGAATGAAGTTTCGCTACTAAAGGAAAAGAACAAGATCATGGAGAATGAGCTGAAAGACATGGAGGAAAGATATTCAGAGATTAGTCTGAAATTTGCAGAGGTAGAGGGAGAAAGACAACAGCTTGTTATGGCTGTACGCAATCTCAAGAATGGGAAGAAGAACTAG
- the LOC108325293 gene encoding low-temperature-induced 65 kDa protein isoform X2, whose product MFKTTTIFILSPVTFLLSTIMDSRVVRSEVQENDEHYPHIVPLEQVTHGEEDQHFDHEKKSVLNKVKVKAKKIKDTIKKHGHQVLDRGREYNNEDQHNLDDDDLDEDEDTDKDTQVHETPIHESEDVKIVTPTSEQLENLGKSGIDIGDTTVMADESHQDSLPFSTTETDHKIASDPAKAFRMEEKAGLPKDNLERSIGLEEEHYSPGSRPDAYIPPNHQTKVTYPTEEVKEEMEITPVEESFARMNVQEEPKSISELNLQPAIVDSECPRVENHDQSVPHLSAAIQTQCPSSECHEQTISPNVNKNLENVTDSGQTLSTITTAVDEHSCYKVFSPKDVTASEEGSVEKDERKDNVVINEEQPKSRDASNMSGSTTQYGKDIADSLTQKLGPVYDKVAGVGSAVKSKVYGTETKNEVKEQDKGVSVKEYLAEKLRPGEEDKALSEVISETLSKRKEETVKNEHHLDGGDEKMREESCVHDPGKGVVDKLKGVVGSWFGKFEGKGGEHLSKNTNSGAEVEQVSPVVGESKSSRIEETETR is encoded by the exons ATGTTCAAGACGACAACAATTTTCATTCTGAGTCCAG TTACTTTTCTTCTGTCTACAATCATGGATTCAAGAGTAGTTCGAAGTGAAGTGCAGGAGAATGATGAACACTACCCCCACATTGTTCCCTTAGAGCAAG TAACACATGGTGAAGAAGATCAACACTTTGATCATGAGAAGAAGTCTGTTCTGAATAAAGTCAAGGTAAAGGCTAAGAAAATCAAGGACACGATTAAGAAACATGGCCATCAAGTCCTTGATCGTGGCCGTGAGTATAACAATGAAGATCAACACAACCTTGATGATGATGACTTAGATGAGGATGAAGACACGGACAAGGACACACAAGTTCATGAAACACCAA TTCATGAAAGTGAAGATGTTAAAATTGTTACACCCACAAGTGAGCAACTCGAAAATTTAGGGAAGTCAGGAATTGATATTGGAGATACAACAGTCATGGCAGATGAATCTCATCAGGATTCACTACCATTTTCAACTACTGAAACTGATCATAAGATAGCCTCTGATCCAGCCAAAGCATTTCGGATGGAAGAGAAAGCAGGGCTTCCTAAGGACAATTTGGAGAGATCAATAGGATTGGAGGAAGAACATTACTCTCCCGGAAGTAGGCCTGATGCATATATTCCTCCCAATCATCAAACCAAAGTCACTTATCCAACTGAAGAAG taaaagaagaaatggaaatcACACCGGTTGAGGAATCTTTTGCAAGAATGAATGTGCAGGAGGAGCCAAAATCTATTTCAGAACTAAACCTGCAGCCTGCTATTGTTGATTCTGAATGCCCTCGTGTTGAAAACCATGATCAGTCCGTGCCACACCTTTCTGCTGCGATTCAAACTCAGTGTCCTTCTTCTGAATGTCATGAGCAAACGATATCCCCCAATGTCAACAAAAACCTGGAAAATGTCACAGACAGTGGACAAACTTTAAGCACCATCACAACCGCAGTTGATGAACACTCTTGTTATAAAGTTTTCTCTCCTAAAGATGTCACAGCTTCTGAGGAAGGTTCAGTAGAGAAAGACGAAAGAAAGGACAACGTGGTAATAAATGAAGAGCAACCAAAAAGTAGGGATGCTTCTAACATGTCTGGCTCGACTACACAGTATGGGAAGGACATTGCTGACTCTCTGACACAGAAATTAGGTCCAGTTTATGACAAGGTTGCAGGTGTAGGAAGTGCAGTGAAGTCCAAAGTGTATGGAACTGAGACAAAAAATGAGGTCAAAGAACAAGACAAAGGGGTTTCTGTGAAGGAGTATTTGGCTGAGAAGCTAAGGCCTGGTGAAGAGGACAAGGCACTTTCTGAGGTAATTTCTGAAACTTTAAGTAAGAGGAAGGAAGAGACAGTGAAAAATGAGCATCACTTGGATGGTGGGGATGAGAAAATGCGTGAAGAGAGCTGTGTGCATGATCCAGGAAAAGGTGTGGTTGACAAGCTTAAAGGTGTTGTTGGCTCATGGTTTGGCAAATTTGAGGGAAAAG GAGGTGAACATTTATCCAAGAATACAAATTCTGGTGCAGAAGTGGAACAGGTTAGCCCAGTTGTTGGTGAAAGCAAGAGTAGTCGAATTGAAGAAACAGAGACTCGCTAA
- the LOC108324059 gene encoding transmembrane ascorbate ferrireductase 1, with product MGLGIPAFPLTIVTHVLGVVATVLVLVWLVNFRGGLAWEDENKQLIFNIHPFLIVFGLIVHGGEAIISYKALPLKKEVKKVVHLGLHGAALSLGIIGIYTAFKYHNESGIANLYSLHSWLGIGVIVLYGIQWIYGFVIFFYPGGTPDIRRFSLPWHALFGLFVFVLAVGTATLGFLEKLTFLESTGLDKYGSEALLVNFTAIITILFGVFVVLSALADAPAAADDYEAI from the exons atggGGTTAGGTATACCTGCTTTTCCCTTGACGATCGTGACTCACGTTCTGGGCGTGGTTGCCACCGTTCTCGTATTGGTTTGGCTCGTCAATTTCAGGGGAGGCTTGGCTTGGGAAGATGAAAACAAGCAACTCATCTTCAAT ATTCATCCATTTCTTATTGTTTTTGGCCTCATAGTTCATGGAGGTGAAG CTATTATAAGTTACAAAGCTCTTCCTCTGAAGaaggaagtgaagaaagtggtACACCTTGGTCTTCACGGAGCCGCTTTATCACTTGGAATAATTGGAATTTATACTGCCTTCAAGTATCACAATGAAAGTGGGATTGCCAACCTATACAGTTTGCATTCATGGCTTGGAATTGGGGTTATTGTCCTCTATGGCATTCAG TGGATATATGGGTTTGTGATCTTTTTCTACCCTGGTGGGACTCCAGATATTAGACGTTTCTCTCTTCCTTGGCATGCACTGTTTGGGCTCTTTGTGTTTGTCTTGGCTGTGGGAACAGCTACTCTTGGATTTCTGGAGAAGCTCACTTTCTTGGAGAGCACAGGATTGGATAAGTATGGTTCTGAGGCTTTGCTTGTGAACTTCACTGCTATCATCACAATCTTATTTGGTGTCTTTGTTGTGCTATCTGCTTTAGCTGATGCTCCTGCAGCAGCAGATGACTATGAAGCAATATAA
- the LOC108325293 gene encoding low-temperature-induced 65 kDa protein isoform X1, producing MFKTTTIFILSPVTFLLSTIMDSRVVRSEVQENDEHYPHIVPLEQVTHGEEDQHFDHEKKSVLNKVKVKAKKIKDTIKKHGHQVLDRGREYNNEDQHNLDDDDLDEDEDTDKDTQVHETPIHESEDVKIVTPTSEQLENLGKSGIDIGDTTVMADESHQDSLPFSTTETDHKIASDPAKAFRMEEKAGLPKDNLERSIGLEEEHYSPGSRPDAYIPPNHQTKVTYPTEEAVKEEMEITPVEESFARMNVQEEPKSISELNLQPAIVDSECPRVENHDQSVPHLSAAIQTQCPSSECHEQTISPNVNKNLENVTDSGQTLSTITTAVDEHSCYKVFSPKDVTASEEGSVEKDERKDNVVINEEQPKSRDASNMSGSTTQYGKDIADSLTQKLGPVYDKVAGVGSAVKSKVYGTETKNEVKEQDKGVSVKEYLAEKLRPGEEDKALSEVISETLSKRKEETVKNEHHLDGGDEKMREESCVHDPGKGVVDKLKGVVGSWFGKFEGKGGEHLSKNTNSGAEVEQVSPVVGESKSSRIEETETR from the exons ATGTTCAAGACGACAACAATTTTCATTCTGAGTCCAG TTACTTTTCTTCTGTCTACAATCATGGATTCAAGAGTAGTTCGAAGTGAAGTGCAGGAGAATGATGAACACTACCCCCACATTGTTCCCTTAGAGCAAG TAACACATGGTGAAGAAGATCAACACTTTGATCATGAGAAGAAGTCTGTTCTGAATAAAGTCAAGGTAAAGGCTAAGAAAATCAAGGACACGATTAAGAAACATGGCCATCAAGTCCTTGATCGTGGCCGTGAGTATAACAATGAAGATCAACACAACCTTGATGATGATGACTTAGATGAGGATGAAGACACGGACAAGGACACACAAGTTCATGAAACACCAA TTCATGAAAGTGAAGATGTTAAAATTGTTACACCCACAAGTGAGCAACTCGAAAATTTAGGGAAGTCAGGAATTGATATTGGAGATACAACAGTCATGGCAGATGAATCTCATCAGGATTCACTACCATTTTCAACTACTGAAACTGATCATAAGATAGCCTCTGATCCAGCCAAAGCATTTCGGATGGAAGAGAAAGCAGGGCTTCCTAAGGACAATTTGGAGAGATCAATAGGATTGGAGGAAGAACATTACTCTCCCGGAAGTAGGCCTGATGCATATATTCCTCCCAATCATCAAACCAAAGTCACTTATCCAACTGAAGAAG CagtaaaagaagaaatggaaatcACACCGGTTGAGGAATCTTTTGCAAGAATGAATGTGCAGGAGGAGCCAAAATCTATTTCAGAACTAAACCTGCAGCCTGCTATTGTTGATTCTGAATGCCCTCGTGTTGAAAACCATGATCAGTCCGTGCCACACCTTTCTGCTGCGATTCAAACTCAGTGTCCTTCTTCTGAATGTCATGAGCAAACGATATCCCCCAATGTCAACAAAAACCTGGAAAATGTCACAGACAGTGGACAAACTTTAAGCACCATCACAACCGCAGTTGATGAACACTCTTGTTATAAAGTTTTCTCTCCTAAAGATGTCACAGCTTCTGAGGAAGGTTCAGTAGAGAAAGACGAAAGAAAGGACAACGTGGTAATAAATGAAGAGCAACCAAAAAGTAGGGATGCTTCTAACATGTCTGGCTCGACTACACAGTATGGGAAGGACATTGCTGACTCTCTGACACAGAAATTAGGTCCAGTTTATGACAAGGTTGCAGGTGTAGGAAGTGCAGTGAAGTCCAAAGTGTATGGAACTGAGACAAAAAATGAGGTCAAAGAACAAGACAAAGGGGTTTCTGTGAAGGAGTATTTGGCTGAGAAGCTAAGGCCTGGTGAAGAGGACAAGGCACTTTCTGAGGTAATTTCTGAAACTTTAAGTAAGAGGAAGGAAGAGACAGTGAAAAATGAGCATCACTTGGATGGTGGGGATGAGAAAATGCGTGAAGAGAGCTGTGTGCATGATCCAGGAAAAGGTGTGGTTGACAAGCTTAAAGGTGTTGTTGGCTCATGGTTTGGCAAATTTGAGGGAAAAG GAGGTGAACATTTATCCAAGAATACAAATTCTGGTGCAGAAGTGGAACAGGTTAGCCCAGTTGTTGGTGAAAGCAAGAGTAGTCGAATTGAAGAAACAGAGACTCGCTAA
- the LOC108326374 gene encoding uncharacterized protein LOC108326374 isoform X2, with amino-acid sequence MARTRSEYSEQDASNGISPVLASWEDPHSFRQNSIPSKGTVKAIATEAQVHKRSNTNWSMGSASDGSLGDWTNSLEDNPPRERLQEPSNNSNESLKNEITSLKRQAEVSEIELQSLRKQIEKESSRGQNLSRQIISLREERDLLKTKYEQLKSQQNFSNESKTSKTSKTLKSEIEDTRLQLEAMKEELVYEKELSANLQLQLRKTQNSNSELLLAVTDLEAMLEQKDKEILDLSTNIKSQKTTKEREEGIEFDLLRLKIADQDEEIDNYCKQREELSEQIKELTLEYDLLKKENVDISLRLKQDEAHHIKLQNEHSSSLVTIQQLESHVERLEEKLKVQEDEFSASLVYIKELEDEVKSLEKELKTQAEKFEEDLHVMQCAKTEQEERAVQAEEALRKTRHNNAVASERFQEEYRLLSVEMAQKVEENENMTLKAVAEADELRHQNKLIEEMLHKCNQELRLITDQNEVKMKELLDQRDSKAKIIEQMSQELEVKSKQLENVQRHYDEKDALFSKQIQMLRSQIRMLMEDGVLSEKVREDAKIAQKGQPFMISNDGEMILGTLLSEVETFKNQHIEIKHGLHKEQMEKESMKKQISQLEGELKKKEADLSTMEKKLKNNKGRAAVTHMNLTSRDNESAVPPAKTHAKKSKSEMHKGKDASSKSEGGTVNKSDESKVCQASGSEGECLTNELLNEVSLLKEKNKIMENELKDMEERYSEISLKFAEVEGERQQLVMAVRNLKNGKKN; translated from the exons ATGGCGAGGACCAGATCTGAGTATTCTGAACAAGATGCATCTAATGGCATTAGTCCTGTGTTAGCTTCATGGGAGGATCCTCATAGCTTCAGACAAAATTCAATTCCATCAAAAGGAACTGTTAAAGCCATTGCAACAGAAGCCCAGGTGCATAAGAGGTCAAACACGAACTGGTCAATGGGTTCGGCATCAGATGGAAGTTTAGGTGACTGGACTAACAGCCTGGAAGACAATCCTCCAAGAGAAAGATTACAAGAGCCTTCAAATAATTCCAATGAAAGCCTAAAGAATGAAATTACTTCTTTGAAAAGGCAAGCAGAAGTGTCAGAAATAGAGTTACAATCACTTCGAAAGCagatagaaaaagaaagcagTAGGGGACAGAATTTGTCAAGACAAATAATCAGCCTCAGAGAGGAGAGAGATTTGCTCAAAACCAAATACGAGCAACTCAAGTCCCAGCAGAACTTCAGTAATGAGTCCAAAACCTCCAAAACCTCCAAAACCTTGAAGTCTGAGATTGAAGATACTAGGCTTCAGTTAGAGGCAATGAAGGAAGAGCTTGTTTATGAAAAGGAATTGAGTGCCAATCTTCAATTGCAACTGCGGAAGACACAAAACTCAAACTCTGAATTACTTTTGGCTGTGACAGACCTTGAAGCAATGCTGGAACAAAAGGATAAGGAAATATTGGATCTATCTACGAATATAAAATCCCAGAAGACTACTAAAGAGCGTGAAGAGGGCATAGAATTTGACCTCTTGCGGCTAAAAATTGCAGACCAGGATGAAGAAATAGACAATTACTGTAAACAACGCGAAGAGCTCAGTGAGCAAATTAAAGAACTTACTTTGGAGTATGATCTACTTAAGAAGGAAAATGTGGACATATCTTTGAGATTAAAGCAAGATGAAGCACACCACATCAAGTTACAAAATGAACATTCATCTTCTTTAGTTACAATACAACAACTTGAATCCCATGTAGAGAGATTAGAAGAGAAGCTAAAGGTGCAGGAAGATGAATTTTCAGCATCTCTGGTCTACATAAAGGAACTTGAAGATGAAGTTAAGTCGTTGGAGAAAGAACTGAAAACACAGGCAGAGAAATTTGAAGAAGATCTCCATGTCATGCAATGTGCAAAAACTGAGCAGGAAGAAAGGGCCGTGCAAGCAGAAGAAGCCTTGAGAAAGACAAGACACAACAATGCTGTAGCATCCGAGCGTTTTCAGGAGGAATATAGACTGCTTTCTGTTGAAATGGCACAAAAAGTTGAGGAGAATGAAAATATGACTTTGAAAGCAGTTGCAGAGGCTGATGAGTTGCGGCACCAGAACAAACTTATAGAAGAAATGCTCCATAAATGCAATCAAGAGCTCAGGCTTATCACAGATCAGAATGAAGTGAAAATGAAAGAGCTCTTGGACCAAAGAGACTCAAAAGCAAAAATAATAGAACAGATGTCACAAGAACTAGAAGTTAAGTCTAAACAACTTGAGAATGTGCAAAGGCACTATGATGAAAAGGATGCTTTGTTTTCCAAGCAAATTCAAATGCTCAGATCTCAAATTAGAATGTTGATGGAAGATGGTGTATTGTCTGAAAAAGTAAGGGAGGATGCAAAAATAGCTCAGAAAGGACAACCATTTATGATCTCAAATGACGGGGAGATGATACTTGGCACTCTATTGTCAGAAGTAGAAACCTTTAAGAACCagcatattgaaataaaacACGGTTTGCATAAAGAACAAATGGAGAAAGAAAGTATGAAGAAACAAATATCTCAATTAGAAGGAGAGctgaagaagaaggaagcagaTTTAAGTACTATGGAAAAGAAGCTCAAGAATAACAAAGGACGAGCTGCAGTTACACATATGAATTTGACATCAAGAGACAATGAAAGTGCGGTGCCTCCAGCTAAAACACATGCCAAGAAGTCAAAATCCGAAATGCATAAG GGAAAGGATGCTTCAAGCAAGTCCGAAGGAGGAACAGTAAACAAGTCAGATGAGAGCAAAGTTTGTCAAGCTTCTGGAAG CGAGGGTGAGTGCCTTACAAATGAATTGTTGAATGAAGTTTCGCTACTAAAGGAAAAGAACAAGATCATGGAGAATGAGCTGAAAGACATGGAGGAAAGATATTCAGAGATTAGTCTGAAATTTGCAGAGGTAGAGGGAGAAAGACAACAGCTTGTTATGGCTGTACGCAATCTCAAGAATGGGAAGAAGAACTAG